A single region of the Triticum dicoccoides isolate Atlit2015 ecotype Zavitan chromosome 2B, WEW_v2.0, whole genome shotgun sequence genome encodes:
- the LOC119363176 gene encoding uncharacterized protein LOC119363176, producing the protein MESQQKQQMEAVSAPAATNGGGELIGYVDVHVRSARDIQNICIYHKQDVYARLSLPGEGAPAASTQVINGGGRNPVFDQSVRVGVRAGDVDAALRCEVWMLSRVKNYLQDQLLGFALVPLPDVVAAEGGTLAREFPLSTNDLFHSPAGFLELELSYIGVVPDVIPVSPTPKPALADPDESENDGAGAGKDYENMEFPDMNLVEENQIMLSEYVGLPCTAMETQSSESLLTSEDVDGAATESHDAGVRVVQSFSTDYSTADSAGAFRSETAVSSVSTTESLAAAVPATPQSNPSEPSGNALSSAGQKEKASEAADAAEVDSSHTVQESPAVNSPSTVSESAVDKPPAMSFNFAEEVQVNQKEIMDMYMKSMQQFTESLAKMKLPLDMDNGSDKSGSGPAAASPTDSSGTDSSAAAKKPAAGGAQEKSPKVFYGSRAFF; encoded by the coding sequence ATGGAGTCGCAGCAGAAGCAGCAGATGGAGGCGGTTTCTGCGCCGGCCGCCACGAACGGGGGCGGGGAGCTGATCGGGTACGTGGACGTGCACGTGCGGAGCGCGCGGGACATCCAGAACATCTGCATCTACCACAAGCAGGATGTGTACGCGCGCCTCTCGCTGCCGGGGGAGGGCGCGCCGGCGGCGTCCACGCAGGTCATCAATGGCGGCGGCCGCAACCCGGTGTTTGACCAGTCGGTGCGCGTCGGCGTGCGCGCGGGGGACGTCGACGCCGCGCTGCGCTGCGAGGTCTGGATGCTCAGCCGGGTCAAGAACTACCTGCAGGACCAGCTGCTGGGGTTCGCGCTCGTGCCGCTCCCGGACGTCGTCGCCGCCGAGGGCGGCACGCTCGCGCGCGAGTTCCCGCTCTCCACCAACGACCTCTTCCACTCCCCGGCCGGGTTCCTGGAGCTCGAGCTCTCTTACATCGGGGTCGTGCCCGATGTCATTCCCGTCTCGCCGACGCCCAAGCCTGCGCTGGCCGATCCCGACGAGTCTGAGAACGACGGCGCTGGCGCAGGGAAAGACTACGAGAACATGGAGTTCCCTGACATGAATCTTGTGGAGGAAAACCAGATTATGCTCTCGGAATATGTTGGGCTGCCGTGCACAGCCATGGAAACGCAGAGCTCCGAGAGCCTCCTGACCTCGGAGGACGTGGATGGCGCCGCCACCGAGTCCCACGACGCTGGCGTGCGCGTCGTGCAGAGCTTCTCCACGGACTACAGCACCGCCGACTCGGCCGGCGCCTTCCGGAGCGAGACGGCAGTCAGCAGCGTGTCCACCACGGAATCCCTGGCAGCGGCCGTCCCGGCCACCCCGCAGTCCAACCCGTCGGAGCCGTCAGGAAACGCCCTCTCATCGGCGGGCCAGAAGGAGAAGGCCTCGGAAGCGGCGGACGCGGCGGAGGTCGATTCGTCTCACACCGTTCAGGAGAGCCCGGCGGTGAACTCGCCCAGCACCGTGTCTGAGAGCGCGGTGGACAAGCCGCCGGCGATGAGCTTCAACTTCGCGGAGGAGGTGCAGGTGAACCAGAAGGAGATCATGGACATGTACATGAAGAGCATGCAGCAGTTCACGGAGTCGCTGGCCAAGATGAAGCTCCCGCTGGACATGGACAATGGCAGCGACAAGAGCGGGagcggccccgccgccgcctcgcccacgGATTCCAGCGGCACCGACTCGAGCGCGGCGGCGAAGAAACCGGCGGCCGGGGGCGCGCAGGAGAAATCTCCCAAGGTGTTCTACGGAAGCCGAGCCTTCTTCTAG